Proteins encoded by one window of Haematobia irritans isolate KBUSLIRL chromosome 2, ASM5000362v1, whole genome shotgun sequence:
- the LOC142227460 gene encoding uncharacterized protein LOC142227460: protein MSLIIDESFEYRHKKFDQSKRPRNDSHNSSDDYDFAHVDIERIDDDDADAEPQYQMTTSNTASLYENYMASNSSATSISPPPCKRARTSSFTSVNSYANFSPLPMTRTQERRTSTPLTSTSLASISPTAAILPKISDETLRSICKYHGNMVRKFPKKERTPKDQERRNKNTIACRMSRRVKKLEHIAIEEQYKEFSQQTFEIIEQAMRSTAYLNELMKLSNAIDNGSTARDIEEKDVKLFALTNENEERSSSSSSSSLSSLSSPSAISNQEKKPFTIAYLVGNKD from the coding sequence atgtctttaatcattGATGAATCCTTTGAATATCGCCACAAAAAATTCGACCAAAGCAAAAGACCAAGAAATGATTCTCACAACTCCAGTGATGATTATGATTTTGCACATGTGGACATAGAACGtatagatgatgatgatgctgatgcTGAACCTCAATATCAGATGACAACTTCAAATACGGCCAGCTTATACGAAAATTATATGGCCTCGAATTCATCGGCAACATCTATATCACCACCGCCTTGCAAGCGAGCCCGTACCTCATCATTCACCAGTGTTAACAGTTATGCCAACTTTTCACCTCTACCCATGACACGAACCCAAGAACGTCGTACATCAACTCCTTTGACCTCCACATCGTTGGCCAGTATTTCTCCCACTGCTGCAATATTGCCTAAAATCAGTGATGAAACTCTGCGGAGTATATGCAAATATCATGGCAATATGGtgcgaaaatttcccaaaaaggaAAGAACACCCAAGGATCAAGAGAGACGTAATAAAAATACCATTGCCTGTCGCATGAGTCGTCGTGTTAAGAAACTGGAACACATAGCCATTGAGGAACAATACAAGGAATTCTCCCAGCAAACATTTGAAATAATTGAACAGGCTATGAGATCGACAGCTTATTTGAATGAATTGATGAAACTCTCGAATGCAATTGACAATGGATCAACAGCTAGAGATATTGAGGAAAAAGATGTGAAATTATTTGCATTGACAAATGAAAATGAGGAGAGatcatcatcatcctcatcCTCATCGTTATCGTCACTATCATCGCCATCGGCCATCTCGAATCAGGAAAAGAAACCCTTCACCATTGCCTATTTAGTTGGTAAtaaagattaa